One Rosa chinensis cultivar Old Blush chromosome 5, RchiOBHm-V2, whole genome shotgun sequence genomic region harbors:
- the LOC112201591 gene encoding F-box protein SKIP23, whose product MDPGPRDWASLPKDLLYSVLERLVLPGDYLRFSIVCTSWYSAAKDNKVIRARMTAPMLLIYTGKKDYWKLYDIMVNRFLDLQVRVPNKRLCGSSKDWLIFVDKNVADKNFGVTLINPFFRVRGRREKENSIIRLPPLTPPGWEKWFRRCEYYVYKATMTGDPIQDPNNCIVFAIYMEQSLLAFIKPGKDTAWTYVDASVDSTVRGCRLVEEVTCLEGKFYAVNHWSELISFDVTAESYSNVKLVVPAGFKPHCIIKRYLVETKDKELLMVQRYIEFDDEKYIRVTKKFRIFKLNFNLCKWIEETSLGDFALFLGDNTSEAMVPSKFSSCRPNQIYFNHDRDLFSRYGPHDYGVYNIKEESFSQPYTKQAKNLVKKSNRLPIWVVPSFHL is encoded by the exons ATGGATCCAGGACCTCGGG ATTGGGCATCTTTGCCTAAAGACCTTCTTTATTCAGTTCTTGAGAGATTAGTGTTACCAGGAGACTACTTGCGATTCAGCATTGTTTGTACGTCATGGTATTCTGCAGCAAAGGATAATAAAGTTATTCGTGCAAGGATGACAGCTCCAATGCTCTTGATTTATACAGGCAAAAAAGATTATTGGAAATTATACGACATCATGGTTAACAGGTTCCTGGATTTGCAAGTGAGAGTTCCCAATAAGCGGCTTTGTGGGTCTTCAAAAGATTGGTTAATATTTGTGGATAAAAATGTCGCGGATAAGAATTTTGGAGTGACCCTAATTAATCCATTCTTTAGGgtcagaggaagaagagagaaagaaaactcCATCATTCGCCTTCCTCCACTAACGCCTCCAGGTTGGGAAAAGTGGTTCAGAAGATGCGAGTATTATGTCTACAAGGCTACAATGACAGGCGACCCAATACAAGATCCAAACAATTGCATAGTTTTTGCTATATATATGGAACAATCTCTCTTGGCATTTATTAAACCGGGTAAAGACACAGCATGGACGTATGTTGATGCAAGTGTAGATAGTACTGTTCGAGGGTGCCGCTTGGTTGAAGAAGTTACCTGCCTTGAAGGTAAATTTTATGCTGTCAACCATTGGAGTGAACTCATATCTTTTGATGTTACTGCTgagtcatactcaaatgtaaaattgGTTGTGCCGGCGGGATTCAAACCACATTGCATAATCAAGAGATATCTTGTGGAAACAAAAGATAAAGAACTGTTAATGGTTCAAAGATACATAGAGTTTGACGATGAAAAATACATACGCGTGACAAAGAAATTTAGAATTttcaaattgaatttcaatttgtgCAAGTGGATTGAAGAAACCAGCTTAGGTGATTTTGCGCTCTTTTTGGGAGATAACACTTCAGAAGCTATGGtgccttcaaaattttcaagtTGTCGACCAAATCAGATATACTTCAACCATGATCGTGATTTGTTTAGCCGTTACGGACCTCATGATTATGGTGTTTATAACATCAAAGAGGAAAGTTTTTCACAGCCTTACACCAAACAGGCTAAAAACCTGGTGAAGAAGAGCAATCGACTGCCAATTTGGGTAGTTCCAAGTTTTCATCTGTAA